The DNA sequence TACTTCTGGGCATATGGTCAGTTGCAGAAAGAAGGCAAGCCATTGAATGTTTGTGTTCCTTCGGGTAACTTTGGAAACCTGACAGGCGGCTTGTTTGCGCAGAAAATGGGCTTGCCAATCAAGCATTTTATTGCTGCAACCAACCTGAATGATATTGTTCCGCAGTACCTGAAATCTGGGAATTATCAGCCTCGCCCTTCCATAGCAACAATATCAAATGCCATGGATGTGGGAGCGCCAAGTAATTTTCAGCGCATGGAAGCCCTGTTCAATAAAGACTGGAAGGCCATGACCTCCGCTGTGTCGGGCTATGCTTTTGATGATGACGCCACACGGCAGGCGATGGTCGAGGTGCTGAAGCACCAAAAATACCAGCTCGATCCGCATGGGGCCGTAGGTTATCTGGCCCTGGCCGACTATCTGAGTGATCGACCAGATGAAATTGGTGTTTTCCTTGAAACTGCCCACCCTGCTAAATTTCATGAGGTGGTTACCGCCACTGTGGGGAAACAGCCCGAAATTCCCACTCCTTTATTGCAAATATTGGACAAGGAAAAGCACAGCCTGAAGATTCCTGCGGAAACGGAAGCCCTGAAGAAATACCTACAGTAAATCCGAAAGCGGTTTATAATAATATTTTTGGTGAAAATACATACAAAATAAAGGCGAAAACTTCGAACTACGATTGAATTATTCTATTATTGCTATCAACGATGGAAAAATTCAGCATTTTTAAAGTTTTTGTTTTTCTTTGTTTGGCAGGAATTTGTTTTGCCTGTGAGCAAAATTCAACCCAAATCGTGGGAAAGCAAGCTGAATTGCTTCAGGAATTGCCCCCTTTTTGTAAATTATCAGTTGATGGAAATTTTGCCGTAGAACTGCAGCCTGCCAATGCCCCTTCTGCCCATTTTATAGGAGCACAGGAGGCCATTGATTCCCTGCAGATCGATTGGCGAGGAGATTCCCTGCTGATTTATTTTCCGCCAACTTACCACCCTTTGTTTCCTGTGAAGGTGTGCCTGGACTATCAATCCATTAATGGTATTGTACTGAAAGGAAAAGCCAGTTTGGAGAGCCCCCAGCCATTGATCTTTCGTCAGCTTGCCGTTACCCTTACAGGTTGGGGAAGCCTGGATTTGGTCCTGGATGCCCTCAGGCTTTCCGTAGAAATGCAGGGGGCTGGAGATGTATTGCTGGAAGGTCGTGCCAGGCATTTCTCTGCAGAGATGAACGGTGCAGGAAGCTTGAAGGCAACAAAGCTGGAAGTGAACAACGGCAGGGTTAGCGTGAATGGTATTGGTGGGGCAATGCTGAGTGTGACAGACAGCCTGCAGGCAGAGGTGAATGGTATTGGTGGAATTTTGTGTAAACAAAGACCCAAAATGCTTCGGCGGAAAGTGCTCGGAGCAGGAAAAATAGAAATTAAGGAATAAGAGGGTGTTTAAATTTGATGACGAAAATTTAAAATATTGCTGAATTGATGAAAGGTTATTTTTGAGCGAATAGCATCGCTTTCATTGAAAAATAATTCAAAATCAATTCCAATATTCTGAACTTGCAGTAGGCAAGTTAATTTTTAAACACGCGCTAAAACGATTGAGAAAGATCGATAAATAAAGCAATGGAAAATTTAGATGATTTACGAAAGAAAATAGACAACATCGATGAAGAGATGTTAGCGCTGCTGAATAGCCGCATGGAGGTTGTGAAGCAAGTTGGGGAGCTTAAAGCAGCACAGAAAACGGTGATTTATCGCCCTGAACGCGAAAAGTCTATCATTGATCGGCTGGCACGTAAAAGTACGGGTGCCTTTAACCGTGATGCTATTGAAGCAGTTTTTCATCAGATTTTTGCCATTAGCCGAAATCTTGAGCTGCCCGAGCGCATTGCTTTTCTTGGCCCACAAAATTCTTTTACCCACCAGGCGGCAGAAAGCCGTTTTGGAGCTCTTTCTGAGTACCTCGCCCTGAGTACTATCGGGAAAGTGTTTGAAGCGGTATCTACAGGAAAAGTACGTTTTGGGGTTGTACCTATTGAGAATAATCAGGAAGGTGTTGTTGCCGATACCATTGATCTGCTCGGCAAGCACGATTTAAATATAGTGGCTGAGGTGGCGATGCCAATTCATTTTGCTTTTGGGAGTCAGGCAAATTCTGTAAGGGAAATCAAACGGGTTTATTCTCGCGATATTGCCTTCCGTCAGTGTAAACATTTTTTGGAGGAGTACTTTCCAGAAAAAAGTGTGGAGCTGATTCCTGTGAACTCGACCTCCAAGGCGGTGCGCATGGCTTCAGAAGACCCTAATGCCGCGGCACTTTGTTCGCATATCGCCGCCCGTGAGGGGAACCTGCCTATTCTTTATGATAATGTGGAGGATTCTGAAGATAATTTCACCCGTTTCCTGATTTTGGGTAAAGACATTCTCAATAAGCAGAGCGGAAAAGACAAAACCACCATTTTGGCAAAAATTGGGCACAACCCTGGCGCCTTGGTGAACATGCTTCAGGAGTTCTATCAGGCAGGTATTAACCTGACCAAAATTGAAAGCCGTCCCGCCAAAGAAGGAAAGAATTTCAAATATTGGTTCTTTATTGATTTTGAAGGACATGCAGAAGACGAAGCCGTTAAAGCTGTGATGATGATCAACAGAGATAAGATCAAATTCTTGGGCAGCTATGTCAAGATGTGCTAATCAAAATACATAAAACATTACGGAAGGGACATTGTACGCAATGTCCTTTTTTTTATGTGCGCCGTGCATGGCGATTAACTAATCGGTGCAAGTCCGTAGTGGGGGTTAGTAGTGTCAACCACATAGCAGAAGGCAGGGGTGTTTACCGTGAGGTATAATCTGAAGGAAGCCGTATGCAAATCTCTGGCCTGAGGGACACGAACATCATGAGGCAGTATTGTTTGGATAAGCTTGCATAACAAAGTAAAGTCCGAAACTACTCGGAAGGCAATGCTGTAGATGGTGCAGGTAGATGGAGAGAAAGTTAATCGTCTTACCGCGGGAGATCTCGCAGGGGTGTCTACTAATAGTAAAGGGCACGTTCGAAAAAGGTTTACTGCGAGAAGTCAGCCGAAGTCATAGTAGTCGAGACCGATGGCGAAGGACTGAACTTTAATTAGGAATCATTATAGAAAGTTACCGAATGAAAGGTAGAAAGCAGAAAGTACGAAGAAACAGTAGCTTGTTCGGAAAAGCACCTGCAGAACAGGAGAAAGCCGATCGAGTGCCGACTTTTGTTTGGATAACTGAAGCGGATGATTTCACAGTTACACAGAGAAAGGAAGGATTGTTAGACAAAATCTTGTGTCCTTATAATTTGAACCGAGCTTATCAGCGAGTGGTCAAGAACAAAGGGAGCCATGGAATTGATGGAATGAAGGTCGGCGCTTTGGCGTCATATCTGCAAATTCATGGAAGGGAAATTGTACAATCCATACGTCAAGGGAACTACCGCCCGAACCCAGTCCGACGTGTAGAAATACCGAAGGACAATGGGAAGACACGCCCTTTGGGGATACCAACGGTAGTGGATCGTTGGGTACAACAGGCGATCAGCCAAGTTTTAGTTCCGATTTACGAAAAGGAATTTTCACCTCATAGCTATGGGTTTCGTCCTGGCCGCAGTCAGCACCAGGCACTACTTCAGAGTCAAGAGATCTTATCAGAAGGCTATCGCTATGCGGTGGACTTAGATATGGAGAAGTTCTTTGACACGGTAAATCATAGTTATCTTATCACTTTACTGTCAGAACAAATCAAGGAAGGATCGGTGATTTCACTCATTCACAAATATTTGAATGCAGGTGTTGTGATCGGTCATAAATTTGAAGCAAGCACCGACGGCGTACCGCAGGGTGGACCATTGAGCCCATTATTGAGCAATGTAATGCTTAATGTGTTGGATCAAGAACTGACCAAGCGGGGACACCGATTCGTGCGCTATGCTGATGATATGATTATCTTTAGTAAAGGTAGAAAAGGAGCGGAACGACTCAAAAGAACAGTTACCCGATTTATTGAAGGTAGGCTGTATTTGAGGGTGAACAAGGAGAAAACGCAGGTAGTACCAAGACGGCAAATCAAATTTTTGGGATACTCCTTCTACATGTGGAAGGGAAAAGCACGTTTTCGAGTTCAAGCCAAAAGTATCAATCGGCTAAAGGATAAAATGCGTGCTATCACCAATAAAAGTAATGGTCTGGGCTATCAAAGGCGGAAAACCCTGCTATCTCAAACGATAAAAGGGTGGATCAATTACTACAAATTTGCCGAGATGAAAACCATCATGCAACGACTCGACGAGTGGTTACGCCGACGAATTCGGGCATTTACTTGGAAGAATTGGAAGCGGGTAAGAACACGGTTCAAGGAACTAAAGCGACTGGGTGCCGATACATCGAAAGCCTGGGAACACGCCAACACAAGAAAAGGACATTGGCGGATCGCAAAGAGCCCTGTATTACACAAAACCCTGACTGATGAAGTGCTTCGAGAACAAGGCTACGTCTCTCTAAAGACATACTATCTCTCTGTACACTGAATTAAGGAACCGCCCTGTACGGATCCGTACGCAGGGTGGTGTGGGAGGTGCACTGGTGAAAGAGGAAATTCTCTTTCACCAGCCATCTACCCTATTGATTTTAAATTAAAATATTGTGTTTTATATATGATGGGTTTTTTGTAGATTTTGAACATCTACTTTATTTACTGGTCGTAGATTTCCATCTATAAGCCAAAAAGATATTCACTTTTCGACTCAACCAAAACAACCTAATCATGAGTAAAATGAAAGCTTTTTTGAAACGTTATCGCTTTATCTTCGGAATTTTATTGGGGATGCTGATCTCTACCGACATTGTTGCCTTTTCTCAGGCTGTAAAAGAAGGAAAAACGGTCGAGTATGTGATCAGTGATTTTATGGATGTGCTTGCGACTAAGGAAGAGGGTAATTTTTAAAGCAAAAAAATATTTTCATAACATGTACGGACGTTGCATGCAACGTCCGTACTGATATGATTATATCACTTATCGTGATAAATTACGCCTGAAAATTCTCGTGGCCATTACAAATCGACATCGCTGTTACGATACGGATTTTGCCATCAATAAGCTCCACTTTGTTTTTTCCGATAATAAAATCCAAAGCATCCTCTTTAGGGAAAGGTACGCCTGAACATGCCATAAACTGAACATCTGCGCCCCATTTTTCAGTGATCGCCTCCACCAATGATTCCGCAGTAAACTGACCGTCATTTTGTTGAACCATGAAAATTACTTCGTGTACGTGTTGAATATTGTTCATAATCGTTATTTTATATCTTTGCTGTAAAGATCCATAGACCAAAATTGTGAATGATATGACCGATGTCATAAGCCCGATCATCCCCGAGGAAATATTAAGAAAAAATGGTGCCCAAAAGATCCCCTTCTCAGCACGGGAACGGATTTTTACCGAAGGTGACGCCCCTGTTTTTTATTATCAGATCGCTCAAGGTGAGGCGCAGATGATTCACTATTCCACGGAAGGGAGAACCTTTGTTCAGGGGATTTTCAAAGCCGGGGAAAGTTTTGGTGAGCCAGCAATTTTTGGCAATTTCCCCTATCCTTCTTCTGGGGAAATGCTTTCAGCAGGCAGTATTTGGCGCCTCAAGCGAACGGCATTTCTCGAGCTGTTATCTTCTTGCCCTGCCCTACACTTTAAATTTTCCGAAGTGCTTTCTAAGCGGCTACTATATAAATCGGTAATGCAAAGGGAAAGTACTGGTGACGTGGTTCACAGAATCGCCGAGCTTTTTAAATATATGGCCGAAGCACAACAGGCCGAGCGGCCATTTCTGATTTCACTGACCCGCCAAGAGGTTGCAGATCGTCTTGGTTTGCGGGTGGAGACGGTCATCAGGGCCATAAAAAAAATGGAAAAAGAAGGGATTGTCTCCCTGATCAACAAAAAGATTTGGCTAAAATAAAAAAAGGAAGAACCCTTGAGCGCTCTTCCTTTCCATAAAATCGTTATTTCTACTATTCGATTGTGATGTCGATGCAGCAAAATTTAGACCAAATTATATTCGCCTTCGATTTTTATATTAAAGTCCAATTTTTAGTCCTGTTTTTCCGCTTTCGGCTTTTAAAATCATGCCTGCCTCGCCTTTTTCAAGTCGGTATTTTATCGTGCGCATTCCACCTGTAGGCTTCGCGTTGGTGTCGCTGTCATTATAAATAGGGAACTCACGCACCAGCTGCCCACCCTCGATTACAAATCGATCGTGCCCCATATAACCTTGCTTTAAATCAGCGCTCAATTCGGGCATGTAAATGGGGCCAAATGATTTATTACTGTAGGAGGCATAGGCACGAACCTGCCCATAGGCACCACTCCCCTGGCTGTATTCAAAAAGATACAATTCCTTGTAGCCATCCTGGTCGAGGTCGGCCACATAGCCTTCCCGAACAATCCCTTCAATGGCCTCTTCATAAGGCTCTTTCATATTTTCAAAGCCCTCAGGTGTAATCGTAATTTTGTTGCCTGTGGAAGTATTGGGAATATGAACCACCATTTTCTGACCATCAAAATCAAAAGACTGATCAAAAGCGACACTTGTAGCGTCCTGACTGACCTCTTCAGTGGAGGCACTTTGTTTTTGCTCTTGTTTTTTAGACTCTGTACAGCTGAACAGTACAGTTGTCCCCATCATAGCAATAAGTATCGTTTTAAGGGTGTTCATAACTTTCCGTTTGATTTTTACCTGATTAAAGATGATCCAATATAATTTATTCCGGCTTACCTTTCTAATTTATCAATCGTGAAAAGTGCACCTTTTATAGGGCTTTTTATTCATCACCTGCCAAACTTGTGCCCGTTTGGTACTCGAAAATCCAACTAATGATGGGGCAAGAGCAGGTCATTTATAATTTAGGGAACAAAAAAACACCTGAGGTTGTCTCAGGTGTTTGCCATGTTTTTTGTCTGCTTCCTTAGCGTGGAACAGTCACATCGAACTGAAGTTTCACTTCTCCAGATTCAGTGAAAATTTCTGAACGGGAAAAGAAAAACAGCGCTTCGTTTGCAGCATTTTCTACACTGTCAGAACCATGTACGGCATTTTTACTCACGGATTCTGCAAATAACTTGCGGATCGTTCCTGATTTCGCTTCTTCAGGATTTGTACTGCCAATCAATTCACGGTAGCTCTGAACAGCATTTTCTTTTTCAAGAACCGCCACAACAATAGGGCCCGAGGTCATGAACTCAACCAACGAGCGGAAGAATGGGCGCTCTTTATGAATCCCGTAGAAAACTTCCGCTTGAGCGGTCCTCAGCTTGATCATCTTCATAGCGGCGATGCGGAAACCCGCGTCTGTAATTTTCGCCAAAATTGGGCCGATATACTCGTTATTGACCGCCCCAGGCTTGATCATCGTAAAGGTGAAATTTCCTGAATCCATAGTTTTTTTAGTTTGAGGTTGATGTTTGTTTATTGAAAATTCTAAAGTTTTTTTATAAATGCAAGAAAATCAGTTTAAAAAAGATTCGCCATTTTATGATAATGTTAAAGCGATTACTTTTTGCACCAAAAGGTACATTGCTGGTTTCCTTTATGCTCCCCGTGTTGTAATCTGTTGCATTATATAGTGTCGTCAATCTTCAATTGCTCGTTCACTACAGGTTTAAATGGCAGTTTATGAACAATTTAGTACATCTTGTTGAACTGAATAGTAATAGACAATATCGTTTTTTTTCAATAATAGTCGGCATGCCGAACATTTTTTTTGTATATTCAGTTAAGACCTAAACAGCTATGAAGAAAGAAGAAACTGTCGATTACATTTTCAAGGCGAGTTGGCATGCGATTTCCCGAATGTATAATCGTTACGCCTCCTCACAAGAGATTACCACATCGATCGGCTATGTGTTGTTGAATATCCACCCAACTGAAGGTACGCCTGCGACCAAAATTGCACCATTAATGGGGCTCGAAAGTCGCAGTTTATCGCGGTTACTCAAGAATATGGAAGAACGGGAGCTGATATATCGCGAAAAAGCGAAGTATGATCGGCGTTCAGTTTTAATCCATTTAACAGAAAAGGGCCGAAAAAAACGTGAAGTATCCATTGTTACTGTGCGGTCATTCAATGAGGCAGTTCGTAATGCGGTGGAAGATCAGGAACTGGAAGTGTTTTTCCGTGTTGCCTCGAAAGTTAACAGTGTTGTAGAACAAGCAAATAAAGAACAAATAAACTTGTTGGAGGATTTCCCTCTAACGACCAAATAGGTGAATAATACCCAAAACAAATTAAATTTTTTACCACACCATGAATCGATCTATTAAAAAAGCGGCTATCCTTGGCTCTGGAATTATGGGCTCAAGAATTGCCTGCCATTTGGCAAACATCGGCGTAGAAGTACTTTTGTTGGATATCTCTCCCAAAGAACTGACGCCCGAGGAGGAAAAGAAAGGTTTGAGCCTGGAGATGGCTGTTGTGAAAAACCGCATCGTTACCCAGATGTTCAACACAGCAGTAAAATCCAAGCCCGCCTCGCTTTATGATCCGGCTTTTGCGCAAAGAGTTACCCTGGGTAACTTCGATGATGATATGCCCAAAATTAAGGAGGTAGACTGGATTGTGGAAGTGGTGGTAGAAAATCTGGGCATCAAAAAGGTGGTGTTTGAGCAGGTGGAAAAATACCGTACGCCGGGAACTTTCATTACCTCAAATACCTCAGGAATTCCCATTCACCTGATGACCGAAGGCCGTTCGGAAGATTTCAAGAAGTATTTCTGCGGTACGCACTTTTTCAACCCGCCTCGCTATCTGAAGTTGCTCGAGGTTATTCCTACCCCTGATACCGATCCGGAAGTGGTGGATTTCTTCATGCATTATGGAGACCGATACCTCGGTAAAACCACTGTACGCTGTAAAGATACTCCTGCATTTATCGCCAACCGTGTTGGTATTTATGCGATTTTGAAGGTCGTGGATTCCATGCAGAAGTTTGGGCTGAATATCGACCAGATTGATAAATTAACCGGTCCGGTGATTGGCCGTCCGAAGTCGGCAACCTTCCGTACTTCTGATGTCGTAGGGCTGGATACCCTTGTGAAGGTCTCCAACAACCTTTATGCTACTTTGGAGAATGATGAGTCAAGAGAGACCTTTAATCTGCCTCCGGTGATCAACACCATGATCGAAAAACAATGGCTGGGGGATAAAACCAAGCAAGGCTTCTACAAAAAGACCAAAGACGAGAATGGCAACAAAGTGATCTTGACTTTGAACCTGGAAACGCTGGAGTATGAACCAAAGCAGAAGGCCTCTTTCCCTACTCTGGAAATGACCAAGCCTATTGATGACGTGAAGGAACGTTTCAAGGTATTGCTTTCCGGTAAAGACAAAGCGGGTGAATTTTATCGTGATTCTTTCTATGGTTTGTTCCAATATGTGTCTAACCGTATTCCTGAAATCACCGATGAGCTTTACAAAATAGACGATGCGATCTGTGCTGGTTTTGGCTGGGAAGTAGGTCCATTCAAAACCTGGGAATTGGTGGGGGTGAAAAAGACCGTCGCCAAAATGGAAGAAGCAGGTTACAAGCCTGCCCAATGGGTTTATGAAATGCTGGAGGCCGGTCATGAAACCTTCTTTAAGGCTGAAGGCGGAACCACGACTTTCTATGACATTCCTTCCAAATCCTATAAAGGTGTTCCTGGTACGGAAGAGTACATCATACTGGACAATTTGCGGGAAAGCAATGTGGTCTGGAAAAATTCAGGCACTACCCTTTTCGATATTGGCGATGGGGTATTGAACCTTGAGTTCCATACCAAAATGAATACCCTTGGTGGGGAAGTGATTGAAGGGATCAATAAGGCGATCAGTCTGGCAGAAGAAAAATACCGCGGTTTGGTGATTGCCAATAACGGGCAGAACTTCTCCGCAGGTGCCAACCTCGCTTTGGTATTTATGAATGCCATTGAACAGGAGTATGATGAGATTGACTTCATGATTGCGGCTTTCCAGAAGACCATGATGCGTGCCCGATATTCTTC is a window from the Persicobacter psychrovividus genome containing:
- a CDS encoding 3-hydroxyacyl-CoA dehydrogenase/enoyl-CoA hydratase family protein; this encodes MNRSIKKAAILGSGIMGSRIACHLANIGVEVLLLDISPKELTPEEEKKGLSLEMAVVKNRIVTQMFNTAVKSKPASLYDPAFAQRVTLGNFDDDMPKIKEVDWIVEVVVENLGIKKVVFEQVEKYRTPGTFITSNTSGIPIHLMTEGRSEDFKKYFCGTHFFNPPRYLKLLEVIPTPDTDPEVVDFFMHYGDRYLGKTTVRCKDTPAFIANRVGIYAILKVVDSMQKFGLNIDQIDKLTGPVIGRPKSATFRTSDVVGLDTLVKVSNNLYATLENDESRETFNLPPVINTMIEKQWLGDKTKQGFYKKTKDENGNKVILTLNLETLEYEPKQKASFPTLEMTKPIDDVKERFKVLLSGKDKAGEFYRDSFYGLFQYVSNRIPEITDELYKIDDAICAGFGWEVGPFKTWELVGVKKTVAKMEEAGYKPAQWVYEMLEAGHETFFKAEGGTTTFYDIPSKSYKGVPGTEEYIILDNLRESNVVWKNSGTTLFDIGDGVLNLEFHTKMNTLGGEVIEGINKAISLAEEKYRGLVIANNGQNFSAGANLALVFMNAIEQEYDEIDFMIAAFQKTMMRARYSSVPVVVAPHALTLGGGCELTLHADHVQMAGETYIGLVEVGVGLIPAGGGTKELTMRAADRAMSGDVELNTLQETFMNIAMAKVATSAYEAKNMGIITAKDSITLNKDRQIADAKAAVIRLADQGYTQAAERTFKVQGRSGMAMFYAGVNGMRMGNYISDHDVKIAKKIANVMCGGDLSAPTVVSEQYLLDLEREAFLSLTGEKKTLERIQAILNGGKPLRN
- the ndk gene encoding nucleoside-diphosphate kinase, with protein sequence MDSGNFTFTMIKPGAVNNEYIGPILAKITDAGFRIAAMKMIKLRTAQAEVFYGIHKERPFFRSLVEFMTSGPIVVAVLEKENAVQSYRELIGSTNPEEAKSGTIRKLFAESVSKNAVHGSDSVENAANEALFFFSRSEIFTESGEVKLQFDVTVPR
- the pheA gene encoding prephenate dehydratase, whose amino-acid sequence is MENLDDLRKKIDNIDEEMLALLNSRMEVVKQVGELKAAQKTVIYRPEREKSIIDRLARKSTGAFNRDAIEAVFHQIFAISRNLELPERIAFLGPQNSFTHQAAESRFGALSEYLALSTIGKVFEAVSTGKVRFGVVPIENNQEGVVADTIDLLGKHDLNIVAEVAMPIHFAFGSQANSVREIKRVYSRDIAFRQCKHFLEEYFPEKSVELIPVNSTSKAVRMASEDPNAAALCSHIAAREGNLPILYDNVEDSEDNFTRFLILGKDILNKQSGKDKTTILAKIGHNPGALVNMLQEFYQAGINLTKIESRPAKEGKNFKYWFFIDFEGHAEDEAVKAVMMINRDKIKFLGSYVKMC
- the ltrA gene encoding group II intron reverse transcriptase/maturase — translated: MKGRKQKVRRNSSLFGKAPAEQEKADRVPTFVWITEADDFTVTQRKEGLLDKILCPYNLNRAYQRVVKNKGSHGIDGMKVGALASYLQIHGREIVQSIRQGNYRPNPVRRVEIPKDNGKTRPLGIPTVVDRWVQQAISQVLVPIYEKEFSPHSYGFRPGRSQHQALLQSQEILSEGYRYAVDLDMEKFFDTVNHSYLITLLSEQIKEGSVISLIHKYLNAGVVIGHKFEASTDGVPQGGPLSPLLSNVMLNVLDQELTKRGHRFVRYADDMIIFSKGRKGAERLKRTVTRFIEGRLYLRVNKEKTQVVPRRQIKFLGYSFYMWKGKARFRVQAKSINRLKDKMRAITNKSNGLGYQRRKTLLSQTIKGWINYYKFAEMKTIMQRLDEWLRRRIRAFTWKNWKRVRTRFKELKRLGADTSKAWEHANTRKGHWRIAKSPVLHKTLTDEVLREQGYVSLKTYYLSVH
- a CDS encoding GIN domain-containing protein, whose product is MGKQAELLQELPPFCKLSVDGNFAVELQPANAPSAHFIGAQEAIDSLQIDWRGDSLLIYFPPTYHPLFPVKVCLDYQSINGIVLKGKASLESPQPLIFRQLAVTLTGWGSLDLVLDALRLSVEMQGAGDVLLEGRARHFSAEMNGAGSLKATKLEVNNGRVSVNGIGGAMLSVTDSLQAEVNGIGGILCKQRPKMLRRKVLGAGKIEIKE
- a CDS encoding DUF2492 family protein — protein: MNNIQHVHEVIFMVQQNDGQFTAESLVEAITEKWGADVQFMACSGVPFPKEDALDFIIGKNKVELIDGKIRIVTAMSICNGHENFQA
- a CDS encoding Crp/Fnr family transcriptional regulator, yielding MTDVISPIIPEEILRKNGAQKIPFSARERIFTEGDAPVFYYQIAQGEAQMIHYSTEGRTFVQGIFKAGESFGEPAIFGNFPYPSSGEMLSAGSIWRLKRTAFLELLSSCPALHFKFSEVLSKRLLYKSVMQRESTGDVVHRIAELFKYMAEAQQAERPFLISLTRQEVADRLGLRVETVIRAIKKMEKEGIVSLINKKIWLK
- a CDS encoding MarR family winged helix-turn-helix transcriptional regulator → MKKEETVDYIFKASWHAISRMYNRYASSQEITTSIGYVLLNIHPTEGTPATKIAPLMGLESRSLSRLLKNMEERELIYREKAKYDRRSVLIHLTEKGRKKREVSIVTVRSFNEAVRNAVEDQELEVFFRVASKVNSVVEQANKEQINLLEDFPLTTK